From the genome of Setaria viridis chromosome 1, Setaria_viridis_v4.0, whole genome shotgun sequence:
CTGTCACACCAacctaacatttttttttccattcttGTCTATCCTCTCTGCAGGTTGCAGTTGTTGTAGCACATGAATTAGCTCATCAATGGTTTGGAAATCTTGTGACAATGGAGTGGTGGACACACCTGTGGCTTAATGAGGGTTTTGCAACATGGGTAATAAACTAGAACAAATGTAGTAGTTGAAAAGCTCCATATTTGTATGTTGCCCATATGATGCTTTTCCCCCCACTGCAGGTGTCTTACTTAGCTGCAGATCAGTTCTTTCCTGAATGGAATGTTTGGACTCAATTTCTGGAGGAATCTACAACAGGTTTTAAGTTGGATGCTCTTGCAGGATCACATCCAATTGAGGTAACAAAAGTTCTATTACTCCTTATGTGCAATGCTATGACTATCTTGTGGGATTTTGCAGAGTATTACATTCTAAGTGAATTTGGAGGTCTGATACATGAATTTGAGGGTTCGATTGCTTGAATGCTTATCTAATTTGACCAGTCTAGAAAATCAATACGATTGACCTTATATTCCCTACACCTTTAGTGGCAAAACAAAAGATGACAATTGGGACTGAAGTTGGGATACACCCAAAAAAGTTAATGTTATATGGAAGTTTTGAAATGTGGTTAACCTGGTACCTGCTAGACTCTAGCATAATTTAGTTTAATTTTGGTTGTTATATATGTATATTAGCAACATATTAAGGGGGATATCATATATGGTTGTATAATGGCAAATTTTGATGCCTGTATCTGTATGCAGCATGCAAGTGGAATTTTCATGTGGCAATAGCATATTTATAACCAGTCAAAACAATCTGATTTGACTGGAGATTTGagaatgaaaataaaaaaactcaaCAGGTTCCTACATTTCTAGTATTTTTTGGAAAGTGTGTTATGGTGTTACAGTTGTTCTGAAAGTTGATAACCGTTATTTGTGCAGACTTGGGGCACACTACTAAACAGCGATCACACTCTAAATGGCACAATCAATGCATGTTTAAAATTTGCCTTAGATATCTGCTGCATTTATCACATGGCTTACAAATCTATTATTTTCAGGTGGACATAAATCATGTTGATGAAATAGATGAGATATTTGACGCTATAAGCTATAGGAAAGGAGCTTCTGTCATCCGGATGCTGCAAAGCTATCTTGGGGCTGAGGTCTTTCAGGTTTGGTTTGCTTATTCATTACTCTCTTCCTTTTTTCCTCAAAAAATTGTACAGTTTGAAGCAATGATATGGTAATTGTTATGTGGTTGAAACATAATGTGACCTGGCTCTATGGTTAGTTTACTTTTGAAATGCagcttagctttttttttttagataatggaagcAATCATCGGCCCCCTGCACATGAGCTTTGTTAAGAGTTCAATATGTTTTCTCTTACTTTATATACTTTGACAATTGGGCGACATGCTAGACATAGTCTTAATTGCATTAATGTTATTCTTTGAGAACACATTTGTTGGAAAATGCAAATAGCTTTTTAATTGGTTGTCACTTGTCAAtgagactttttttttgttgaaaataTCAATGGAAATATCTTTTCAGTGGTAACCAGAAGCTACCCCTTTGTTCTTTTTGCTAGAAATCTTTGGCTGCATACATCAAAAGATTTGCGTATTCAAATGCAAAGACAGAAGATTTGTGGGCTGCCCTTGAAGAGGGGTCTGGTGAACCAGTTAGAACATTAATGCATTCATGGACAAAACAGCAAGGTTATCCTGTTGTCAGTGTGAAATTCAAGGATGGAAAGTTACAGCTGGAGCAGGTATGTTGTAGGCTAATTTTTCTGGAGACTTGTCTGCATAATCATGTAAACTTTGCAAGTTCTTTTCTCAATTTATAAGATCAAATTTAGTTATTGGTTAGAGGCTTTCTGAAAACCTTCTGCTCTTGTTTCTTGCAGACACAGTTTCTTTCAAGTGGGTCCACAGGAGTTGGGCAATGGGTGGTTCCTATCACACTATGTTGCTGTTCATACTCACGCCAAGAGAAATTCCTTTTTCATGGGAAACAAGAAGATTTTGGTCTGTGCGGGCTCATGGAATGCAAACAGAAAGACGACTTCTGGATTAAACTTAATGTCAACCAGACCAGCTTCTACAGAGTGAGCTATGATGAGGAACTTGCATCCCGACTTCGATATGCAATTGAAACCAATAAATTGAGTGCAGCAGACAGATATGGTAAATTCTCTcaatatcttttttttcaatTGTATTGGTCTTACCCCATCCACATGTTCTTACATTGTTATTGTTTAATACAGGTGTACTTGATGATGCTTATGCTCTCTGTATGGCTGGCAAACAAAAGCTAGTCTCCTTGCTGCATTTGATTGCTGCGTTCAAGGATGAGACTGAGTATACTGTGCTTGCACACGTAATCACGGTATGTTCTTTCTACTTGAAAAGTCCTTTCATATACTTGGATTTTTTTCTAAGCAATTTAAACTATTTGGCTCTATAGACAAGTCTGAACATTGCCGAGATGATTGCTGTTGCTGCTCCAGAGGAATTGGGTAATCTGAAGAAGTTCCTAATTGACTTCCTCGAGCCGTTTGCGCAGTAAGTATATTGCTCTATTACTGGAAAAACATTTTATACTTGAGATCTTGCCTAACATGTCAGAAATCATTTGCAGGAAACTTGGCTGGGATGCTAAGAGTGGTGAGGGCCACCTGAATGCTTTGTTAAGAGGTACCCTCTTAACTGCTCTTGCAGAACTCGGCCATGAGGCTACCATAAATGAAGCTGTTCGTAGATTTAATGTCTATCTCGAAGACAGAGAGACACCACTCCTCCCTCCAGATGTTCGAAAGGTTAGCATCTTAACGGAATTTAAGTTGTATTTAACTATTCATAGCTAACTGCGAAAAGGTCCAGTCTGCTTATTGATCCTGTTTTGTTTTGTAGGCTGCATATGTTGCTTTGATGCAGACAGTGAACAAATCGAACAAGACTGGCTATGAATCACTCTTGAAGGTATACAGAGAAAGTGATCTAAGCCAGGAGAAAGTTCGCGTGTTAGGTAGGGTTTTCTTATACCATTTGAAAGTGAGCTTGTAGTTTTTGGACCTCCCTAAGTTTCTGACGCTCTTCCTTGTAGGTTCTTTGGCATCATGCCCTGACCCTGTTGTTGTTCGTGAAGCATTGGACTTCATACTATCGCCTGAGGCATGTgattattcttcttttttggtCTAATATTTCATCAGTGACATGGCCCTGTGTGTTCCACATGACATGGCTAAACTTTGTTTCATCTTTACCGGAATAACTCATGGTGTATTGGCACACGCAGGTAAGGAATCAGGACGCGATATTTTTGCTTAGAGGGGTGTGTTCAGGGGCACACGAGGTGGCATGGCAATGGCTGAAGGTACTCACCGACGTCCTTATTTTTCCATGGTTAGCTTTGCAACTTTTTTTGTCCTATATGCTAACTCCATG
Proteins encoded in this window:
- the LOC117852428 gene encoding aminopeptidase M1-A — translated: MAAAAAEQTAEQFRGQARLPGFAAPRRYDLSLAPDLAACAFAGSVAVGLDVTAPTRFLVLNAAELDVAPGGVSFASRGSGHVLQPVEVTNVPEDEILIICFSEALPVGEGTLNIAFKGTLNDKMHGFYRSVYELNGEKKNMAVTQFEPADARRCFPCWDEPAFKAVFKITLEVPSETVALSNMPVIEEKVNGPTKVVYFQESPIMSTYLVAVIVGIFDYVEAFTTDGTRVRVYTQVGKSAQGKFALEVALKTLVLFKEYFAVPYPLPKMDMIAIPDFASGAMENYGLVTYRETALLFDEKHSAAANKQRVAVVVAHELAHQWFGNLVTMEWWTHLWLNEGFATWVSYLAADQFFPEWNVWTQFLEESTTGFKLDALAGSHPIEVDINHVDEIDEIFDAISYRKGASVIRMLQSYLGAEVFQKSLAAYIKRFAYSNAKTEDLWAALEEGSGEPVRTLMHSWTKQQGYPVVSVKFKDGKLQLEQTQFLSSGSTGVGQWVVPITLCCCSYSRQEKFLFHGKQEDFGLCGLMECKQKDDFWIKLNVNQTSFYRVSYDEELASRLRYAIETNKLSAADRYGVLDDAYALCMAGKQKLVSLLHLIAAFKDETEYTVLAHVITTSLNIAEMIAVAAPEELGNLKKFLIDFLEPFAQKLGWDAKSGEGHLNALLRGTLLTALAELGHEATINEAVRRFNVYLEDRETPLLPPDVRKAAYVALMQTVNKSNKTGYESLLKVYRESDLSQEKVRVLGSLASCPDPVVVREALDFILSPEVRNQDAIFLLRGVCSGAHEVAWQWLKENWDYILGAYSGTLLTYFVNITVSPLATDEKGDEAEEFFKSRTKASIARTVKQSIERVRINAQWVKSIKGEADLSNVIKALAHKN